Genomic window (Nymphaea colorata isolate Beijing-Zhang1983 chromosome 1, ASM883128v2, whole genome shotgun sequence):
CATAAATATGTAATCTCAGCCAGAGTTAGCTATGTTTCAAGAATCAAAGTTGCATTTTTTCTCACCaattaacaaaagaaaccaTGAACGCTATCAAAATAATCTATTGCCGTCCTGAATATTATAGACTATCAAAGAAACCATGGTTATCAACCAAAAACAACATAATTTAACTAATGCAGCAGCAAACCATAATTCAACAAATTTAACCAAGAACCTAGTGCAAAATATGGACCATATGAAACTGCAGTAATGCTTTCTGCAACAGAGAAACCCATTTCACTTAAAACTCTAAAcaccaaacaaatgattgatGTACATTTCCAGCTTTGATTCACTAACACGTTTGCCTGAAACAAGAAGAATTTATTCATTATAAACACTCAAGGACCGACGTAGCACCTGCAGCAGTCAAGAAACCTGAAGGTAATCAGATGCGTTTTGAGAACAAATTAGTCAATATTGCAGGTTTGCATGGTTACAGAACATGTACATGCTGCCAGTTTGTAGGCCAGATTCAGGTTCTCTGTGTCTAAGTTGAGAGATTCAATCTCATTAACTCATGatgagcaaatgaataaaaagcatttgtttattggtttgaaattttaatacTAAACCACACAGATTAAAACCAAAATATTCTCGCAGGTCCATCCCTTTGCATTCAAGTCTATCCTGCACGTTTCTGCTCGCCCATAAAGTCTCCACTCATCCACTGGCTCTTAAAATTTAACAGCGCCTGAAAGATTCATGCCATGGCTAATCAATTATTGAACCAGGCCTAAGCTTGCGGGGCTAGTCCACCATCAAGCTCATCTTTAAAGGAGTTGAAGTAACAGGCACTTCCTGCCCAATCAACTGAAGAAACCATGAATGTCATCAAAAAGTATTGTCAATATTAATCTATTGCCATCCCAAATATTGCGCAGATGATCAAGGACACTCGCAGCTAAGATAATTGAACATAGTCAACCAAGAACATAATGCAAAACGCTGCAAAATATGGGCCATATGATCCTGCAATAATACTTTCTGTAGCAGACTCTTTTCACTCTAAATATCTCAAcgaccaaacaaatgattgatGTACATTTCCAGCTTTGATTCAACGAACAAGCAGAATTTACACATTATAAACACTCAAGGACCGATGGTAGCACCCAAGAATCAAGAAACCTGAAGGTAATCAGATGCTTCTTGAGAACAAATTAGTCATTATTGCAGGTTTGCATGGATTCAAAGAACTAGCACATGCTGTCAGTTTGAAGACGAGATTCAGGTTTGCTGTGTCTAGATCAAGACACATCTCATTAACACATGATAACTGATAAGCAAATGCATAAAGAGCACATCAtgggtttaaaattttaatacacgacattaaaaccaaaaaaaatcattatcaacTTTCAGCCAATCAGTTTCTTCATTGAATTATCACTTAATTCTTTTTCCTATCAACATTGCTTGGTCGGCAATCATGAATTTGTGAAGAATAATGCTCACGACATGAAATTGTTGCTGCAAAAGACATAGTAACGTCAACAAGGCCATTTCAGCAGTTAAATTTGCATGTGTTTGCCTTTACATATGAAACCTGTATCAAGTCCATATAGGTCAACATTTCCACAAGCCAATTCTAAATCGTGTATACCATTTTGGTGCTTCCGACCACCTCATAAGTCATACCTAGACTTTTCCAGGCTgcattttcataaaatacaGCAACCATCTGATAATGTCctctaaaaatttttatttggattACCTACAGAGTCTCGAGACTATAGACAATACAATACATCCATCGTCCTTGTTGCATCTGACATTTCCCTGTGCTCCATTTGACAAAATGAACCTAATCACTAGCTCAGTTCTTTCCAACGCCACCTTGTGTGGAAGCAGGAGCAGCTTCCTTCTCTAAAATGCTACTTTTATTCTGACAAATAATACTTTCAGTTATTTGCAAGAATATATGATGCCACTGTGCTTAGGATTCTACATAAAGACACAATCACAAAGAAGTGTTTATGTAAGATTTTTGTCCCATCTCTCTTGCTGAACTTCTTTGCCTCATATCTATTATCATAAATTTAGAACAGAAACGAATAAAGCATAAAACCAAATGAGACAGTGACATATTCCAAATAAGAGCTTACATAAGGATAATGACCAACAGAATATACATTAAATCCTCTGGCTAGTTCATGCTGAGTTCTGAAAGTATGGATAATAACATTTCGATAAATAAGAAAACATCAGGGTAAAGAAAAGATGACCAAGTATTCATGAATTCAGcaagcaaaatcaaaatttccGTTGATCAAAGGGACAATTCCAAGCCAATAACAGATCTTATAAAGAATTCATACTGATACTCCTTCATTGTCAGATAGTTTGGCTTGTCTTTCTACTAAATACAGTGCTTGTTTTTCTACTTAGTCAAATCATTTCTTTACGGATATGAACTACACCCAAACTGGTCATGGAATAGTCATGGTAGGAACGGTTAGTGGTTTGTTATTTGTCCTGAAATTCCAAAGAAAGGACACCTCTCCAGATCAAATAAATTTCTCTTTCCTCCTCCAGGTCATAGCGCAGATGGCCTCACCCCACTCTGAGCTGGACAAACAGATCACGAAGTGGGTATATTCAAAAACTTAATTAGATAAACCACAGACTCAATCTGATGAGAACAGCAGTTTAAAATGAAACACATATTCGCACAAGGTGTTGCATTAATCGCATACAAGTGGTCAAAACCCAAATAGGGCCACAACATGATGTTGcacatttagaaaaaaaaattgccggATGCTTAAGCAACAATGCCTTAAAACAGAATATGCCGAACACCACATAGACACCAAATATTCGATCCCAGTGGCTCAATTCAAGAACCCGGCGCTAAGAAACAAATGCACATtaaatgtgaaaatttgagaCTACTAAATTCAACTAAATGATCTTCGTGACTCCTCGATAGGATAGTTCCCAACTCAGGTCAGACAACATAACAAGAAACAAGTTCAGTAAACATCATGCTCAAACCAAGGCACGTTAAACATGAAGCTTACAACTTTGTGTCTACTAAATGTAACAAAATGATGCCACCGTATCCTCCAATGGATTGTTCCAACTCGATTACGTTTGGTAGCGATGACACAGGCATCTCGCAAGAGAACAAAATTTAACCTTCAACGCCTTGGAGAAGGCCAGTAACTATGAATCGCGTAGCCTGTCTTCCAATTATCCAAATAGATGACCTTTCTGACAGCCCAAATCGAGACCAACATTGCCACGAACATGCCCGCCCTCTGCAGATTCGCGTTCCTCGCGTAAATGAGGACGTGAGTGACGAGCGCGAGCAGCACACCGACGATGGTGTAAAGGAATCCAACAGCGAACCCTTCGACCCCGAGCTGCATTCCGGAGCCTTGGTAGAAGAATATCAGCTTCGAGGGGTCGCTGCGGTCGGCGATGAACATAGGCATGTTTCGAATTATGTTGTGCATCGTCCCGGAAACGCTGAAGAAGTAGACGAAGACAGCTCCCGCTAGCCACATCTTGGGTTCGTGTAGTAGCGTATCCCCCTCCAGAACTCTTTTCACCACGAAGGGCGCAGATACCAAGAGGATCAGCACCAAGATCATCATCTGAGTCTTGGAGATCGGGGGCGGGCGTTCGATCGGGCCGACGGAGAGCTTTGCCTTGGCCTCAACGAAGTCGGAGATCCCCTCCGCCAGACGCGAGAAGTCGACCTGGTCCATGGAGTCGGAATCGGCGAGTTTCCTGACATGGGGAAGGACCACACGGATGTGGGGAAGAGCGTTGACGCCGAAGAGGCCAAAGCTCGTCTGGGACTCCTTGAATTCCAAATCGCAGAAGAAAAGTTGGGTCTCGGAGTCCTGGCCTTGATTGTTCTTAATGAAGGAGGAGGCAACGAGGGCAAACTCGGAGCGGAGCTGCTGGAGGCGGAGCTCGGGCTTGTCATGGAGTTGGGTGGCGTCGAAGAAGATGAGGAGGGAATAGGGGCGGGGGGTGGGCGGCCCCAGGAGGAACCGACGGATGGCGTGGTCGTCCAGACGGATGACCCCGGAAGGGGACCGCTGCTGCAGCGCCAGGAGGTCAGCTACCAGATCGGCAGGGGATTCCGGCGAGATTTTGGAAGGAAAGATCGATATCAAGGAAAGGAGGAATAGAAGGACGAAGGGTCGAGCCATTTCGCCCActcaagcagagagagagagagagaggaggaggagagggggTTCAATATCAAAGGCATGGGGGAGACGGAAAGAGTGAAATAAAATGAACCTTGTTGACTGGACTCCTTTGTTGGGGAGGCGTTTACTTGCATAGCTCCCCTTGATCTCCAAGTCGGGAAACCTTGTCAAATCGGGTTCACGTTTAATCAACCCGGGCTTAATCTAATGGGGGGAGGAAAGCCAGACCCTAAATTTCCATTCTTGTTATTGAATacattaagatttttttttactatatatatatatatatatatatatatatatatatatatatatatatatatatatatatatatatagcttccAAGTTTGAATAATTCGCGCTATGTCACTATATCTTTTATAAGTTTATGACAtttaagttttcaaaaaatggtGGATATGAGAGGTTTCTACCACCAACTCTATTCCCTCAAATAAACCACAAGCATTAAattaggaaaacttagatatACATACTTGAACTTTGAATATGCGGTTGGTAGTGTTAAATGCTAGGTGACATGTGATAttgaaatataataatattgGAACCTAAAATTGCCATATATATGGATACATCGAGACACGAGCTTTTTACTTATATGTATAGAGTTGCCTATAATGTTATTTTCTAGTACCTCTCCTGCTCACATACACTTTCTCTATAAATCTAATTGCTGAAGAACAAATCCCAGTGACCTACTAAGCTTGCTAATGGTGATCTTAAGTTTCGCCATGTATGGTAGATTAAAAAAGCATCTgtttcagttgttttcttttaaaagaatttcATCTTATACGATATATGGTTCATGGCTTctgttgtgttttctttttgtgattttaGTTATGTACTTTCTTAGTATTAAATTTGACCATAGATCTTGCTTTTTCCCTTTGTAATTTTAAGCTGTCATATGTCATATTGCTTTGTATGTTTATCCTTGCGAATAGCTATGGTGTACCCCTTTCTTGGtcattgcatttttttatttgtgactTACGTTAGATAATTATGATCTTGATTTGGATGAATATATGTGGTGAAATTTCTTAGCTTACATGGTTTATGAACCTGAGAATTGGACAATCTGGGTGTAAAGCTGTGCAGCTTCCTTCTACATGTCTTGTCTCTTGACTACCATGTAGCGTGGAGTTGTCGATGGCGAGCCTACTGCTTTGCTAATGTGCCCCCATTGAGTTGGTATAATAATCTTTTAGCTCTACCATGCCCCCACATCCAAGGTCGTCACTTCCAATGGCTCTCTGGGCGTTTTCTGCCAATAGCATTCGCTCGGTGACTTGAGTTGAGGGCATTGCAAATTaattaacccaaaaaaaaatgaaacatgttaAAGTCCTAAACATAGCAGGCTGATACTTCACCGCCTCTCGCGCCCTCATGCTCCGTCCCCGAGCTTCGACTCAAAGATGCATGCTGATCACTCAGAAACGCATGCTGGGGCTTTTAAGTGCTTCATGTACAGCAAAGACACCGGTGAAGTAGTCATGAAGCTCTTCCACAATAGGAAATTAAAACTCCACAACAGCAATGCAAGATCAAGTGTGGAGTTTTTCCTGTCCTGTTGCGGaagaagttcattttttttttctggtgtgGAAGAGTTTCATGACTACTTCACCGCTGTCTTTTTGCTGTCTCGCACATGACAAATGGGCTATATATGAAGCACTTAAAAGCCAAGCATGCGTCTCTGAGTCACCAGCATGCATCTCGGAGTTgcgcgaaagagagagagatggtgaaGTATCTCCTGCTATCCTTCCTGTTTTTCTTTCCGACCGAATAGCATTTTAGGATGAGAAAGAATCTGCGATTTACTACTCTCAAAACCACCAGTGCTACACTACACGTCCAACCTTTCAAATCTACGCGCGTTTTCCAGTTCCATGCATGAGTTTCGGAATACTTAAAAGGGATTAATACAAATCCAAGGTATGAGCTTTGCAATGACGCCGTTCTCCAGGGGAGCAAGGTTATCCAACGGCTAACTGCctgtttttttgctttctcgAATGCAACTTTTAGCTAGCTAGTTTTATTTGGATATTGCGTTCGTATTTGACTTAACGGCCTGTTTAGATGTAGAGAAGGGAAAGGATGTTCCCGTGATGCAACTACGCTTTTGTATCAAACAAGGGTTATATTGAAGGAAAGGGATTTAATATGTGTGCTGCGCTGttacgggctgacaacttcggcccgtgcggcgcggcaagaacctgattgccgcaagccttcaaaccactgaacggggcgcaaaaatagtttgagaaaacaagtgtataaagaatgcttgtgaataaagaaatctcgcaatgtattcgcttgaagaattagtacatcacgagaaagataagtaaggagaatgatctcgactttacttatgtaggatggccgaggccgcttataggattcccatgccgacctcccaaaacaagaaatcccaatacttgacacttagaccggtgggagggtactcccttacaagtaaacatgcataagcaaatgactcaacataagcaaaggaagcacaatgcaaaacaaagcaaaggactgtacagactcccagacacaggggaacaggctccccccttcaagttaAGCGTCGTCTTTggcgccagcagtttcatgataggccttgacttccagtGGGTAGTGTTGCTTcatgcggaatgcatactcccaggtggggttgtgttcgcctatccacttcacttggtacttcttcgactcccccaaatagtttgtcttgtgccgaagaatctcttccatccgacggtccgccgctcgcttggtcggcggggctcgctgcaggatcgggtctcgttctggaacgcttcgctcagggtcttcctcatcgacatagaagggcttcaggttacaaacatggaacactgaatgcaccttaaagtctggcggcaagtttagcttgtaggctagctttccgattctcttcagcactgtgaagggtccctcatacttgcggatcaatgacctgtgtcgaccacggaaaatgcccgtgcgatcagggtagagctttacgaggacttgatcacccacccggaattccattggccttcgattccgatctgcaaactttttcatctttttggcggccttgtgtaagaacgccttagccatttCCGTCTGGTCAtgccaatcgcgaacgaactggtaggcaaaagtgggtcttcccttttcttgggctgcaagggtatgtggcatcaacggttgttgtctagtggctatttcgaatggactatgtctataagactcgctcttctccaaattgtagcaaaattgagctacatccaacaatttcacccaatctttttgattcgcactgacatagtgtcgaaggtattgttccaacaatccgttgattcgttcagtttggccgtccgtttgagggtggaaacttgttgagaataataaatccgaacccaacaaacgaaatacttcgcgccaaaatttccctgtgaagcgagcgtcccgatcactgacaatgcttttcggcacgccccaatgcttgacaatatgcttcacgaacaactcggccgtcttttccgcgggacattctttagaggctgggatgaaggtgacatactttgaaaatctatccacaaccacaaggatggagctgaagccgtcaactttgggcaagctgacgatgaagtccatggagaggcattcccatggacgttctagaataggaagaggctccaggagaccggcaggcttctggtttcttcccttgtcctgctgacagatcaagcatgttttcacatatgcttcaacgtcgtcgcgcatctgtggccagtagtagccaTGTTCGAGCAGTGCcagtgtccgctcctggccaggatggccagcccataacgagtcatgacactccttcagcaactctcgtcggagattgccccatctGGGCACGAATATTCATCcgccctttgccatcaaaagtccatcttgtagccaaAATCGTCGCGTCTTTCCTGCCTCCGTTctttcgaccaagtgcttggccactgggtcctgcttcatgccttctcgaatccgcccgagaagagcaccctcgagttgcgcttcggatgatgccgtccgggtagctgccaactccgccttccgactcagtgcatcggctacAACGTTTGTCTTCTCTGCCTTGTATTCCAAGGCAAAATCGAATTCTGCAAGGAATTCCTGTCATCGAGCTTGCTTCtgactcaacttcttttgagtctggaagtagcttgtagctacattatcagtctttaccacgaattgggaccccaataagtaatgcctccatgtgcgaagacaatgaataatggccgtcatttccctttcatgcacggagtaccgtcgctccacgtctttcagcttccgactctcataggcaactggatgaccttcctgcatcaaaactccaccaatggcaaaatctgatgcatccgtgtggacttcaaatttccttgtgtggtcgggcaacctgagcacaAGCTCCTGCGTCAAGGCCCTCTTCAACTTGtcgaaggcatcttcttcgagctcttctcaagcccaagt
Coding sequences:
- the LOC116247486 gene encoding probable dolichyl-diphosphooligosaccharide--protein glycosyltransferase subunit 3B, producing MARPFVLLFLLSLISIFPSKISPESPADLVADLLALQQRSPSGVIRLDDHAIRRFLLGPPTPRPYSLLIFFDATQLHDKPELRLQQLRSEFALVASSFIKNNQGQDSETQLFFCDLEFKESQTSFGLFGVNALPHIRVVLPHVRKLADSDSMDQVDFSRLAEGISDFVEAKAKLSVGPIERPPPISKTQMMILVLILLVSAPFVVKRVLEGDTLLHEPKMWLAGAVFVYFFSVSGTMHNIIRNMPMFIADRSDPSKLIFFYQGSGMQLGVEGFAVGFLYTIVGVLLALVTHVLIYARNANLQRAGMFVAMLVSIWAVRKVIYLDNWKTGYAIHSYWPSPRR